Proteins from a single region of Ziziphus jujuba cultivar Dongzao chromosome 1, ASM3175591v1:
- the LOC107431716 gene encoding chitin-inducible gibberellin-responsive protein 1, which translates to MDSHQFFRIGVTGSSLSSIPSTISSIPNRLLGSLKFDLGNSPNSPFSTYFESDTLTTLSDSQEQHSSTDNLSGVSPSCNSSLETNSYFHQLSPSVDCRGDSLQLYSGRTSFLQDANHSTPNIQHALQELETALMAPDDDEVATPNASSGQSNRPMTSGQRSMSWNQERQGGSRVIQRQSSLVHRHGQSVDIARTEKRHKAMEDACLPSFPPDDLKQLLIECAKALSENNIEVFDSLIEKARDTVSISGEPIQRLGAYMVEGLVARKHASGTNIYRALKCREPESKDLLSYMHILYEICPYLKFGYMAANGAIAEACRNEDNVHIIDFQIAQGTQWMTLLQALAARPSGAPHVRITGIDDPVSQYARGDGLDAVGRRLSAISEKFNIPVEFHGVPVFAPDITIEMLDVRPGEALAVNFPLQLHHTPDESVDVNNPRDGLLRMVKSLSPKVVTLVEQESNTNTTPFFNRFVETLDYYLAMFESIDVTLPRNCKERINVEQHCLARDIVNIIACEGKERVERHELFGKWKSRLTMAGFGQYPLSSYVNSVIGSLLRCYSEHYTLVEKDGAMLLGWKDRNLISASAWH; encoded by the coding sequence ATGGACTCACACCAATTTTTTCGGATCGGTGTGACTGGCTCAAGCCTATCTTCTATTCCCAGCACTATTTCATCAATACCCAACAGGCTACTTGGATCGCTAAAATTTGATTTAGGAAACTCACCGAATTCGCCCTTCTCTACATATTTCGAATCTGATACTCTTACCACGTTGAGTGATAGCCAGGAACAGCACAGTTCTACGGATAATCTGTCTGGAGTTAGTCCATCTTGCAATTCATCTCTGGAAACAAACAGTTATTTTCATCAGTTAAGCCCTTCGGTGGACTGTCGCGGGGACAGTTTACAGCTCTATTCGGGTAGGACTTCTTTCTTACAGGATGCAAATCATAGCACACCGAACATCCAGCATGCTTTGCAGGAATTAGAGACAGCTTTAATGGCTCCTGATGATGATGAAGTTGCCACACCAAATGCTTCCTCTGGGCAGAGTAACAGGCCGATGACATCCGGGCAGAGGTCCATGTCATGGAACCAGGAACGCCAGGGTGGTTCACGAGTGATTCAGCGCCAGTCATCCCTCGTTCACAGGCATGGGCAGTCGGTTGATATTGCCCGTACCGAGAAACGTCACAAAGCAATGGAGGATGCATGTTTGCCAAGTTTCCCACCAGATGATCTGAAGCAGTTGCTGATTGAATGTGCTAAAGCTCTTTCAGAAAACAATATTGAGGTCTTTGACAGTTTGATTGAAAAGGCAAGAGATACTGTGTCTATTAGTGGAGAACCGATCCAGCGTTTGGGTGCTTATATGGTAGAAGGCTTGGTAGCAAGGAAACACGCATCAGGCACCAACATTTATAGGGCACTCAAGTGTAGAGAACCCGAAAGCAAGGACTTGCTTTCTTACATGCACATTCTGTATGAAATCTGCCCCTATTTGAAATTTGGTTATATGGCAGCCAATGGGGCTATTGCTGAGGCATGTAGAAATGAGGACAATGTCCACATTATAGACTTTCAGATTGCTCAGGGAACACAGTGGATGACTCTTCTTCAGGCACTCGCTGCAAGGCCTAGTGGAGCTCCCCATGTTCGCATTACAGGTATTGATGATCCTGTTTCTCAATATGCGCGTGGTGATGGATTGGATGCTGTTGGAAGGAGGTTGTCAGCAATATCTGAAAAGTTCAACATCCCAGTTGAGTTTCACGGAGTGCCAGTTTTTGCCCCTGATATCACAATAGAGATGCTTGATGTCAGGCCAGGCGAGGCTCTGGCTGTGAACTTCCCACTGCAGCTCCACCACACTCCAGATGAGAGCGTTGACGTGAACAATCCACGCGATGGGCTCTTGCGAATGGTAAAATCGCTTTCTCCCAAAGTGGTTACTTTGGTGGAGCAAGAATCCAACACGAACACCACACCTTTCTTCAACAGGTTTGTAGAAACTCTGGACTATTACTTGGCAATGTTCGAATCTATTGATGTGACTCTTCCAAGGAACTGCAAGGAAAGGATTAATGTCGAGCAGCATTGTTTAGCGAGGGATATTGTGAATATCATTGCCTGTGAGGGGAAGGAAAGGGTGGAGAGACATGAGCTGTTTGGCAAGTGGAAATCAAGGTTGACAATGGCGGGTTTCGGGCAATACCCATTGAGCTCGTATGTGAATTCTGTCATAGGGAGTCTCCTGAGGTGTTACTCGGAGCATTATACACTGGTTGAGAAGGATGGGGCTATGCTGTTGGGATGGAAGGACAGGAACCTTATATCCGCTTCAGCTTGGCACTGA